The window gacaaaaagagtaGCCGACAAAGACTTCATCTTTAAACATCGTAAGGTACAATCAAAGTCTACTAACAACAGACTCGAGGGCTGGCCAAAATGAACATGAAGAGGAAGACAGGTCAACCCACAATATGTCATGTGATCTGGGCCCCTCCCTCTAATTTAACATTAAAACCAATCCTTATAAAAACAATCAGTAAACACAGGACTACAAATTCcatcaaaaataaagaacacaGGCAAAATCACATCAGTCACAAATacaagctgctgctggagctggggGGTGGAGAGAGAACACAAAACGAATGAAAAGCAGATGCACATCATTTCCAGTGTTGTCAAATATCACTGAATCTGAAGTTTGTTGAGATATTAGTGGACATAAACTATGGACACTGTGTATTATTGGTTTAATTTTCTGTTATAAGAGTGCAAGGGCAGTGTGAGGTGAAATATGCTGAGTGCTTCTGTTTCCTTCTACCTATCCCAAAGAACAGCCCACAGACTTCCACTTAAAGCTGAAGTGTTGAGATTTCTACTTTGTTGCTCAAAATTAGTTTTGGAGTTGTAAGATGATACATTCAGATTTCAATTTGTcacaatttacaaaaagaaatTGGAGTATTTTGTTGAATTTCCTCTTAATATCCATGATATATTTTCCTGTTCATCTTTCATAACTATTAATGACGATACTTTTTGGACTGAGCTTTCCTGTATGTTTGTGCCTAAATCAAGAATGGTTCAGTTATGGATAATTTctgtaaatgtagtttttttgtaaaatatgtgaaTACAAAACACTTAATAAACAGAGCTTCTACAGCTTTTTAACAAATCATTGTAATGTAATATCTTGTCTTGAGAAAAACCCACTTTTGTTGATGCTTTGTTAATGAATACCACGTTCGTTAATGTACAtagaattgtaaaaaaaatggccTGCCTAATTAGTGTCCAGTATTAAGACCTTTGACCTTTGAGTTTATTAGTctaatgtgtgcgtgtgtgcgctcTGACAGGTAATCAGACTAAATGACTGATTGGAGTCATATACCAGTCTCTGATGAATAtggaatttttttattttgatcagTTTACTTTTTACCTTTCTGAATTATCattaatttattgttttaaagtaCAGCTGTTATGCTTTAACTAATGAACGTTGGTCAACCTTTAAGACCATTTgcatttatgaataaaaaaacatgccaTATACGATGAGAAgatttagaataaaaacatctcatttGGTGTTTGCATACATAAAGAACAATATCTGCTTtccataaacacattttaaatacgtGTTCTATAGGGAAAAAACTCACGATCAATGAGGTGAGGGATGAGTACTTTAACTGATCCATGTACGTCATCGGACCACACCCCTTACCAACACAAGCAGCCAACAGATCTGCCACGTGTGCTTATCACTACCCGAACCTTACCCGACCACACAACCTGTGCTTCACTTATAGTCTGTCTGAATATATAGAGGTATCCAACCTACTTGGCACCACAGTAAGAACGATGTACAGTAATGAGTCTGACAAAAGGAAAACGTTTTAAACGAGTTTTTGAAGTTCGCAAAGTTCTGAACAGGCATTCCCATAGCCACCTATTCTGTCATTGTGCGGTCCTCACTGTAAGCGTCCTAATATCGACATCTCAACCACTGCGTCACACATGCAACTGAATGCGGATCAAAGTGTTTCTATCGAGGAacatataaaaggaaataaaaaaatgaatgtgaacCATGCGTGAATAAACAGAAGAAGATGTGAACATTAGGCGAAGCGATCACACCTTCAATTTCCTGGTTCGTCAACAATGGGTCCTCAGAGTACACGCCCCCACGCACCTATCCAACACACTAGTATCACCAGTTTACCTCTCACACCGGTTTTcaccatacagtctatggttgtcACTAATTTATATCATTCTGGGAATACTTTACTGGACCATTTCGGGTGTGTTTGTCTCAGGTAAGTAGTTAAGATTTCCAGCTAGCGGATTAGCCTTTCGGGGTAACGCCATGGATGAATGGGTAACGCTAATAAGAAGTTCAGCTCTGTTGCAATTTTAGCTACATACATAGTTTGCTTAAGTGTAGGTGGCCCCTTGTGGCTGTTTGACAGGACACACGAGAACAGAATGACGCTCTAAAACGAATATAAAGGCAGTTGTTTAGCTTCCTACTTAATTAACTATAGTAACGACAGGTATTAGACTCATGTTGTGtgatgctaacgttagctataCAAAACACTACACTGTACACATAGGAGTGTAACTTTATTTGATACACGTATTTAATATAAGcagtaaagtaaaatattagACAAGGTAAAGTATTCTTGGTAAACACAGGAAAGGAGGAAACCCTCAAgagtaattgtgtttttcttcattgaTATAATAATCTAAAAAACAGCTATACCATTTAGATTAATAGAAGAAAGAAAGGCTCAGAAGGTgatgcaaataataataaaacgaATTAAAAGTAAGATGACCTGCTAAAGATGACCTGCTAAAGATGACGTGTTAAATCATGGTAATTGTGTTTTGCTGCCATGGTAACTACCATTAGAAATGATGCATGATGTATTGTAGTTTAGAGGAGGACACCGTTTGTGGGACTCTTGTTCCCTCTCAGATTACATCTAAATATCCTGGATTAGATCCTGGAAAGAAAATCATAAATGAATGCTTATAATGTATCATTGTAAGAGGAAGGTATCAACTACTGGAGTATGGCAGTAAAGTAATGCCAACTTTTACACCAAGTGAAACTGTATTTGTCAGGTCAAAGTTCTGTGTGACTTAGACCTGACATATCCAGTCTGATACTATAAAAGCAGTCATTGGGCTGATATATTCTGCGTGTCATATTTCCTGTACTTTCCATACGCCATTATTCatgggtgtgtgttggtggattTACAGGTTACTTACTGCCTATGTGTATGTTTCCTAAGAAGAGATTGTGGAATGCTGCTGAACGAGACTCCACTTTTTGAGCCCTCCCTGCTCCAGGAGCTGGATTGGAGTAGCAACACTGTTCCCTTCTCCCCCCCCATCTCTCCGTCCAGCCCGGGGGAAGGCCTGGTGCTCAGGCCGCTTTGCACTGCAGACTTTAACAGGGGTGAGTCAAAAACTGCATAGACAACCTATTACAGACCAGCACTTGATGTGAAACGCTTGTTTGATGTTCCTTGGCACCCTATATGGAATTGTACTCTTCGTCCTATCTTGggaatttaatattttaattaagcATTTCTATAATGTAATAacaatttaatattttctgttcAAGGACTCTTCAAGGTTTTATCTCAACTCACCACGACAGGGGACGTCACACCAGAGCAGTTCACGAGTAAGTCATTCTTAGCATTGTGATTCGTTATCCATTtactgttattttaaaaaatccaactGGGAACCTTTGccaaaacaacacatacatttacatacatcAGATCACATATAAGAAGAGAAAGAATCCTTCCCCtagaaaagaacatttcaaatacaatCCGTGTAAGAAAAGAATGGtgaagtttttaaaaataaatattcattatctGTTTGTTTCCAGAAAAGTTTGATCATATGAAGAAGTCAGGAGACTACTACGTCGTTGTGGTGGAGGACACCAACCTGAGACAGATCGTTGCCACAGCCACATTGATCACTGAACATAAATTTATCCACTCCTGTGCTAAGGTAATTTACAACCCCTAAAGATATTTAGAATTTCCCCTCAAGAAATTAATCATTAAGGAAATGGTTATCAGAATGGTGACTAGTATGACCATTGTCCCCCAccataaaaaaaatccaattagtttttgttttgcttaaaCTATGGCAATTAAATTGGCAAAATAACCATAAAGTTTTTAATGGATATCTTCTATTCCGTTTTATTTGTAGAGAGGCCGGGTGGAGGAAGTCGTAGTCAGTGACGTGTGCAGAGGGAAGCAGCTGGGTAAACTGTGAGTATAAAGAACTTTCTATTAGTCACACAAATTAAAAGACACACAActtatttagatatttttttgaatgaggatttattttcatcttactctttctctctctgtccctgtagGTTGGTTTCTGCTCTTACTCTTCTCAGCAAAAAACTGGATTGCTACAAAATCACACTTGAATGTTCACCCACCAACGTGGCTTTCTACCAAAAGTTCGGATACACCGCATCGCAAGAGACTTACATGCAGTGTCGATTTTCCGACTGACGACAGCAGCAGCTTTAAACCTCCGTTTTTGGAGGGCATGGACCACACCTTTTATTTACCCGCtgaaacatcaaaacaaaatgtcttaaGAATTGGGGAACTTGGCAAAGGATGAGTAAGTGGTTGTGATCATGAACTCAGAAAACATAAACGGTTGTTAAAGCCGTACGGTACAAAGGCATCCACCACCACTTTGGTAACCATAGCTACCTCACCAGGGTGGAGCTCTGTCATCATCTTCCTCCATCATCTGATGAAGCGAATGTTGGTTACTGTAAATGTCTTCTCATTGTGAAAATAACGATTATATTTATGACTGTTATCCAATTGCCAGTCAATACAATTGCTAAGGAATTCTAGGTTAAATGAAGTTATATTTCAGAACCAAATGAATAATTATCAAGTTCAACTTCACTTCAGaacaaaaaatacttaaaattaTTCAAACTGGGTTTCAAGGTGTTGCATTGATCATCAAGGGCAAGTCAGCAAAGACAGGATTTCTTATTTAATTAGTTAGTATTTTGGgtttattgtagtttttataatatataaatgctCTGTATGCTTGACAATACTGTTGCTGGATAACTAATGAAGGTTTGAACACTACAAGACATGAAGCATTCATATCAAGTCAAGACtgttatataatgtataatatttcTAGTCAACAAAGAAGGTTTATATTTGGTGAGGGATTAACTAAAGTTCTTAAAGTTTTGTATCCGGTCGACACGTGAATATCGATCCCAGGTGTGACAGGAACGTTTTGTGATGAGAATAGATATAGAAGAGTTGAACAAATGGACTATTATTTAAGTTTTATAATTATGTTGTTATTCTGGAGAACAGGGgaacatatttaatgtaatttattttccaaatatgAAATAATCACATAAAATATTCTATGAtctactgtgtttgttttctgatatTTCTACTTGTGAAATCTGTATAGCCATGCTGATTGAAGTTTTCAgctaaacacatttgtttgataTTCATGTGTACTTATAATAGTTGTGGCAAAGTATTTTCAATCTATGAATCAAATGGATCCGTGAAGCATGAAGATACATCAGGAGGATGAGCCTGtctttgtccagcagtggctcagtcagtaggggcttggactgggaatcgtagggtcgccggttcaagtccccgaacagacttgaaaaaacatggaaagtggactgttacttggagaggtcccagttcacctcctaggccctgctgtggtgcccttgagcaaggcaccggacacctccaatcccccctccccattgctccccgggcgctgcacaatagctgcccactgctcctagaactaggatgggttaaat of the Eleginops maclovinus isolate JMC-PN-2008 ecotype Puerto Natales chromosome 4, JC_Emac_rtc_rv5, whole genome shotgun sequence genome contains:
- the gnpnat1 gene encoding glucosamine 6-phosphate N-acetyltransferase isoform X3; its protein translation is MLLNETPLFEPSLLQELDWSSNTVPFSPPISPSSPGEGLVLRPLCTADFNRGLFKVLSQLTTTGDVTPEQFTKKFDHMKKSGDYYVVVVEDTNLRQIVATATLITEHKFIHSCAKRGRVEEVVVSDVCRGKQLGKLLVSALTLLSKKLDCYKITLECSPTNVAFYQKFGYTASQETYMQCRFSD
- the gnpnat1 gene encoding glucosamine 6-phosphate N-acetyltransferase isoform X2, with product MVVTNLYHSGNTLLDHFGCVCLRDCGMLLNETPLFEPSLLQELDWSSNTVPFSPPISPSSPGEGLVLRPLCTADFNRGLFKVLSQLTTTGDVTPEQFTKKFDHMKKSGDYYVVVVEDTNLRQIVATATLITEHKFIHSCAKRGRVEEVVVSDVCRGKQLGKLLVSALTLLSKKLDCYKITLECSPTNVAFYQKFGYTASQETYMQCRFSD
- the gnpnat1 gene encoding glucosamine 6-phosphate N-acetyltransferase isoform X1 is translated as MGPQSTRPHAPIQHTSITSLPLTPVFTIQSMVVTNLYHSGNTLLDHFGCVCLRRDCGMLLNETPLFEPSLLQELDWSSNTVPFSPPISPSSPGEGLVLRPLCTADFNRGLFKVLSQLTTTGDVTPEQFTKKFDHMKKSGDYYVVVVEDTNLRQIVATATLITEHKFIHSCAKRGRVEEVVVSDVCRGKQLGKLLVSALTLLSKKLDCYKITLECSPTNVAFYQKFGYTASQETYMQCRFSD